A DNA window from Vanessa cardui chromosome 16, ilVanCard2.1, whole genome shotgun sequence contains the following coding sequences:
- the LOC124536317 gene encoding dimethyladenosine transferase 1, mitochondrial: MAAAKKAFHIRLPPLPSIKDVIKLYKLRAIRELSQNFLMEPRLIDKIVRAAGHIENNVVCEVGPGPGGITRSIIQQGPRKVVLIEKDPRFIPTLELLADACRDKVDVDIVTGDILKTDISQFLPEDSKHEWTDSPPPINLIGNLPFSVSTILMVRWLEMISKREGPWSFGRTRMTLTFQKEVAERMAARIMDKQRCRLSVMCQNWCNVKYKFDIPGAAFVPKPDVDVGVVTLTPMKQPIIKLPFKLIEKVVRQIFSMRQKYSIRGAQTLFPEEVREEMALRMYKMAEIDPITRPFQIAIGEFGRLCEAYNEIIKIYPEFENYDMRAPKKKIDADVEAIT; the protein is encoded by the coding sequence ATGGCTGCAGCGAAAAAAGCATTTCATATTAGATTGCCTCCTCTACCTAGCATCAAGGATGTCATCAAGCTGTATAAGTTACGCGCAATACGTGAATTATCACAGAATTTTCTCATGGAACCAAggttaattgataaaatagttAGAGCTGCTGGGCACATAGAGAATAATGTAGTTTGTGAGGTTGGACCAGGTCCGGGCGGTATAACGAGGTCCATCATCCAGCAAGGACCGCGGAAAGTTGTTTTAATCGAGAAAGATCCTCGATTTATACCCACCTTAGAACTTTTAGCAGATGCATGTAGAGACAAAGTTGATGTAGATATTGTAACCGGTGACATTTTAAAAACTGATATATCACAATTTCTTCCAGAAGATTCTAAACACGAATGGACAGATTCACCTCCACCAATAAACTTAATTGGCAACTTACCTTTCAGTGTTTCAACAATTTTAATGGTTAGGTGGTTAGAAATGATTTCCAAAAGAGAGGGACCTTGGTCCTTTGGCCGGACTAGAATGACATTAACATTTCAAAAGGAAGTTGCTGAGAGAATGGCTGCCCGCATAATGGATAAGCAGAGATGCAGACTATCTGTTATGTGTCAGAATTGGTGCAATGTAAAGTACAAGTTTGATATTCCTGGCGCTGCTTTTGTTCCTAAGCCAGACGTAGATGTTGGTGTGGTTACGTTGACTCCAATGAAGCAGCCTATTATAAAATTGCCCTTTAAGCTTATTGAAAAAGTAGTACGACAAATATTTTCTATGAGACAAAAATATTCTATCCGTGGAGCTCAAACTTTATTTCCTGAGGAAGTTCGTGAAGAAATGGCTCTAAGAATGTATAAAATGGCAGAGATTGACCCAATTACCAGACCCTTTCAAATAGCTATAGGTGAATTTGGCAGATTATGCGAAGCCTATAATGAAATTATCAAGATATATCCAGAATTTGAAAATTATGACATGAGAGCTCCGAAGAAAAAAATTGATGCTGATGTTGAggcaataacataa
- the LOC124536318 gene encoding cytochrome c oxidase assembly factor 3, mitochondrial translates to MGDSNLNSKVKTSGQDPVLKQAEIDYMKIIEQKNRERVQKLQQISKKNRYTGLAIGAGVFSIYMYSILAVKQETFLDDFEEPVKVQQ, encoded by the coding sequence ATGGGTGACTCCAATTTAAACTCTAAGGTTAAGACAAGCGGACAAGATCCAGTGTTGAAGCAAGCAGAAATAGACTACATGAAAATTATTGAACAGAAAAATCGGGAACGTGTCCAAAAGTTGCAACAGATTTCAAAAAAGAATAGATATACTGGATTAGCTATTGGTGCCGGTGTATTCAGTATTTATATGTACTCTATCCTTGCTGTTAAACAGGAGACGTTCCTCGACGACTTTGAAGAACCAGTAAAAGTGCAGCAATAA